Below is a genomic region from Camelus dromedarius isolate mCamDro1 chromosome 25, mCamDro1.pat, whole genome shotgun sequence.
AATAGCCCCACACGAGCAagcagcagcagcggctgcaTACACAGAAGCTTTCCAGGCTCAGAATCTCCCTCCAGGGAGCAGCTGCCAAGGCCTACGCTGGGGGAAGAAGGGAGCCAGAAGCGCCCTCACCTTCACTGGCACTGCAGTAACAAGTGCGTCCCCCACCTTCAGCCTTACTTCGCAACTGATCCAGAGCttagggggaggggaagaggggtgtTGCGTGTTGAATCCCTGCAAATCCCCGACCCTACCGGACCACCAGCTGAGGGAGTAATGACAGCCTGAAAAGTCCAGAAACCTAGATCCgtcacccctcaccccctcagcCCACCTCCGGGATGTGTCCCGCTGGCTCCCCCTTCTCTGGGCAGGGCTGTCCCATCCAGAATTCAGCCTGAGCCCAGACCTTCATCTGATTCTTTCGCCAGGTCTCTTGGAGCTTCCTTACCTGTGTATTCCCATACAGGTGTgcagaaagaagagacaaatcatatatttgtctcctttttccccctttgctATGCCTCCTTTGGGGCAAAAATCTAATTTTACTTTATCCATCATCTCTGCCATGAGACGTAAGCTTCAAATCCTTACTGCCCGTGCCCATCCTATTCTTCTTGTGGCTAGCCTTCAGCTCGGAGAGAAAATGGAACTTAAAACCCTAATTAACCCTTCATAAATCTTTCCAAACCCCCCCGACTCCACTTCCTTACCTTCTGCTGGATTCCTTCATCGTCACCAGCAAAGTATAAAATAGGGACATTGAGCTCAGAGGCGGCTACCCATTGAAGTACGGCTTGGAGCTGCTTGTTCTGAACCGTATCCATTAGGTTCTGATTGCTGACGATCACTTTGGGGGCCGCACCCCCTTCGGGGGGCTGTCCTGATACCCCTCGCAGTTCACTATGGATAGCTTGATAGGCATTCTGCAAGAAGGTCTCCGCTGTGCCCGTGCCCTTGCTGGGCAAACACTCGTATAAAGTGTCTTGGAAGGCTGACGCTGGCCTGCTGGCGTCCCCAGGCTTGTCGCCTCCCAGCTCCGCCAGCGAGGAGTCACAGGACTGGGCAATGATGAGACACAGCTTCACCACCGAATCCATCAGGTGCTCTACCATCCGACCCGTCATGTGGCCATCTAGCTGGCTGGCAACCACCTTGGTCCGCCCGGCCAAAGGACCCCGAGACTCGCCGCCCTCGCCTAGTCTGATGGGAGAAGGGGTTGCCGGCTCTTCATGCTGGGGGCTGTCTTCTTCCTTAGTTGACCTGGGGTCAGAGCTCCGGTCGCTTTTGAAAATGGTCTCCCCAAGTAAGTTCCGGATGAAGTTGAAGAAAACGCTCATTAGATCCTTCTTTTCTGCTGCTTCTTGGTCAGCCCCCAGGGGGGGACACTTCAGGCTGCACTCATCCGAAACTACGGGGGACTTGTTGGCCTGCAGGTGGGTGGTGCCAGCGGCTTCAAGGAAGCTCTGCGCATCCATGCTCCCCCCCTGGGCCAGGTGGTACTGGATCAGAAGTAAGGCAGAGACAATCAGGTCCTTGGCCCAGGAGTCTGAATCATTCATAAAATTCTCAGGTTTCTCTGGGTGATGCATCGGGGGGCTGAGGTTGCAAGGGTCGAAAGGAAATCCCAGGGGAATGTCCGGTGCAGGCTTATACTGTTTGTTGGGAGCTGCGAATGGTGCACGTTGGAAACCTGGggattttccttccttctgctgacttttgtgcCACTTGGTCAGCCCCTCTTTGATGATGTGTTCGCCCAGAGTTTCGGCACaagtctttttctctggttcGGGCGCAGCAGAGCATGCTTTTTCCCTCAGTTTACCTTCCGATCTCACTGATGCAAAGTTGACGCTTCGGCTTTTAGGATCGCCCACTCCCTTCGTGGAGACGAGGGAGTAGCTCTCGGACTTGTCCTGGCTTTTCCTGACAGTCTCGGGAGGTTTCCTGGCAAATATCACCGTGTAGAGCTTACCCAGCATGGCGTCCATGATGTCTGTGGCCTTCTGGCTTCCGTGAGAGAAGATACTCCTCTTCACCGCCGAGACAAATTCTGTGTCAGTCATGAGGGTGCCCGTGACATTGTGGAGGTTCCTCATGAAGGAGTCGATGAGGTCTGAGACCACCTCCTTCGCGTGCTTGATCAGGACCTTCTTCAGTAGGATGGTGGCGATGGTGGTGTCCTTCACCTGGATCCGCAGGGTCTTCATGATGGAGACCATCATGTCCGACACCACGCTGTTAGCGTAGGTCATGATCCCTTGGCTGACAGACGCCGTGAAGTTGTCGGGCCTCTCCTGCCCACTGAGCAGCCTCCTCTCCGCAGGCAAGGCCCACCCGCCCTCCCTGGCGTCGCCCGCGTTGCGAGACTCAAACACCTCCTTGTAGAAGAAGGACCTGCTGGAAGGGGGCCTGTCGTCGGGGCCCCTGCCCCCCTTGGCGCTCTCCTTGCCCTTCAGACTGCTTTTGTATTTCAGGTTCGGGCCGCTCTGCAGTGACCCCGCGGCCCTGTCACCGGACCCCGGGGCCCTGTCGGACGCGGCAGCTTTGGAGCACGAGGAGACAGTCTCGTCTACCAGCTCCGATGCCACCTTACTGAGACTTTTGTTGGGCACGGGCTGGTCCCCCAGGTACACGGACTGATGGACACACGTGTTCTCGGCGCCGTCGATCCGCTCGTGGATCTCCTTGCGGGCCATGGCTATGACGAGATTCGTGAGGCGGTTGGCGTAGAAGGAAACTTCGTCCACCGAGCTCCCAGTACCGGCCTGGGAGCTGGGGCCGGGGTAGGGGTTCTCCCTGTGAGTCACCTCGAAATGCAGTCTCCCGGGACTGCCGCCCGTGGTGGCAGTGTTGTAATAGTCCACACAGAGGCCTTTGCTCGGGTCTCCCGAGCTGGCCGCCTCCCCCCCGACGGATGACTCTCTGGGCTTGAACCTGGCATCCTGGAAGCCTGCTGTGCTTCTTTCCAGGTCTCTGCGGAGCCAGCTGAGCACCCTGATAGGGTCAGTTGAGGCttccttaaaaacagaaaaggattCATCCGACTAGAACAAAGCAAAGACACAGGATATCGAGGACCACCTCACAGACCAGCTACAAAAACGGTCGCCTCTCTCAACTCTCAACTGTGCCATTGCCCCAACAAAAGCACCCGGCGTCCACCGGGCGCTCACCACGTACCAGGCGCTGCTTCAGGTGGTTTAAGACCGTTACCTCGTTTAATATTATTCTTGCGGTCAACGTAAGATAGCTCCCTTGTTCCCCATGTTttacagcagaggaaactgaagaCCTGAGAGACGAAGCCAGTTACTTAGCGGAGGTTACACCGCCCATCACTGGTGGAGGGGCAGTTCCGCCCCGGGCAGCCCGACCCCAGAGCCCATGGCCTTGGCCACCGCCTTGCGTGGCCTCTTACAGCACGTGCGCCTCAGATCTGACTGTCATCAGCTGCAGAGCTAGCATTTGTATGGAATCAGATTTTTTCATGTATTGGTATTAACTGCCATTTCCCATGGTTCATCTCTGTTATTTAGGTCTCTTATTACAAGGATagttttcaaaaaattagaaaattcaggGACAGTTGTGGACAGTTAGCCACTCTGCCAGGCTGCCCGAGCACCATCTTGCCAAGCTCGCCGGCTTCCAGTGGGCTGCCTGGCGTGACTCAGCAAGCTGCCTTGTGACTGAGGGGTTAACATCCGTGGAGCACGTGTTAGTTTTGAGTGAGCGCAGGCCCTCCAGTGGGCGCTAGCTGCAATAAGCACACGTGCCTGCTCCTGTCTACGCGCTAGGATCCACGGCCTCCGCTGGGACACAGGCTAAAGGGAGGCAGTACGTGCAAGTGTCCTGTTTACCGTCAAATACAAAGGGTCACTGTGACTACTGAACTGTGTCTGCGGATGACCACGAGTAGTGCCCATCTTTAAAGGGTAATTCGGTGATTTCAGTTACCGAGCGTCATGGATTGCTGGCTACTGTCTGTTCGGTCGTCACGTGCTCCCCGCGTGTGACTTCCCCCCTCTATGCCCACCCTGTGAGGTGGGCATTACTCTCACACCTTCACCGGCgggaacactgaggctcagagaagctaaatgTTCACGAGCATCTCTCAGCGGGGGCTGGTGTTCAAGTCCAGCTCAGGCTGTCAAACTGGCTCTCTGCCCCTGCGGCACACGGCCGCGTTCAGACGActtgggaagaagagaagagcaGCTGGGTCCTACAGGCTGGTGCAAGCTGCCAGGGACCGCAGAGCTTGACTCAGAGTCCCCCAGACGGTTCTCCTCATTTGAATAACAGCTGCCGTGAGGAAGTTCTGTGCCCTCGTAGAAAACCGCGCACGGCACACCCTTCCACTGGTTCTGGTCCTCATTCTCTCGGAGCTATGTTATAGCTCTGTAAACTGTAGGTAACCGACAGCGATGCAACGTAATTCTTGTCCAGACACATCACCTGTGACCAGGGAGGGTTCGACAGGCGTCCTCTCCCACCGTGGGGAAGGTCCGCTTTGCCCCCATCTGCACATGCACGTCAATATTTCTGATCTACATAAGTGCCTTTTTTCCTTTGACTCTCCTTTGAACTGCACCAGCTTCTTGTTGATGAGTTCAACTAAATCTTTACcatgggtttatttttataaacacatGAGAGTCATTACTTCACCCTTCTCTGAAATGACCTTTTAACCAGTTTGGAAGTCTTTGCCAAGCTGTCCAACAGATTCATCTAACAGAGGGAGATGTCACCACGACAACAGTGTGCCAGCTGCATCTTCTCCTGGTCCCTAGAGGTGGATCCAAGGGGTAACAGGGCTTTGCAGATGTTCTATTTTTCTAGCTTTAACTTTCCTCTCTGCTAACTTAGCCTTTCATTTCCACTTTGGCTCTTCCATGGCCAATAATGATTGGTGGTAGCAATAACTGAAAATTTGGTTGATTCTTTTTTACTTTGAATGGGCCATACATTCCTGTTTCTTTATATgccttgtgtttttttttgttgttgttgttgaaaactggacatttgaaTCTATTGGCTAAAAGTTTAGAATCGAGGCTCTAAGCTGTTTATCAATGTTTGTATCATTATGTGTCTGCCGTTCAGAAAGGCATTAAGTGGAAGTAGTAATGTCTTCCTACCTCCACGTGGTAGTCATAAGTTAGACTCCAACATCTCTCAAATAAAAGAATCTCTATTCTGATCGGAAAAAGTATTCTTATAGAACCTAACTCAAATATTTTAGGAACCTAAGTTCACTGAAGTACATTTTTGGTAAGCAGGATTAATTTAATAATGTTGGCTTAATAAAAACAGCTACAGCTTTTCTGATTCATCAGGAAAATCAACATTTTAccctttttttgaaaattattccgTAATACTACCTACTTTTACAGACAGGCACACGACTTGCAGGCAGGCCCGCGTGCATCCCTGGGCTGTGACACCCAGAGGAAGGTCTTGCTGCAGTGCAGGCGTGGCACTTGTTCTTTCATCCATTTCAATTCTTTCCACAGAACATTAAGGAAAGAACCCAGAGCACAGCATAGCGCTCAATGATGGAGTCCAAAGCGTTGTGCAGCTTCGTGTGTTTTCGGTTTTTAATTGTCTATGTTTCTTGCACTAAAAAGTGTGTGTACCCTGTGTGCATTATTCCACTCGATCCAGAAGAACTTCGCAAAAGTGGCCGATGAAGCCAAGGTGACTGCCAGAAACTCTAACCGCGCTTCCTTTTCTATGCATGGAGTCGACAATCACACACCCATCCCCCCCAAACCTTCTGCTCTCCTGCATCCTTACCTTTCCTTTCCTTATACACTAGTATCCTGAGCAGCTGGGGAAGGTGGGTCCCAGTTATTTCTGAGTCTTTCCTAATTAAGAACAGGGACATTTTTCACGGCCCTGAAGGAGAGGCTTAAGGGGTTTAATGCTCTCTCCTCAGTCGTCCTCGGACGCAGGACTTACTGCTAGGTCAACACACCCCCCCC
It encodes:
- the AKAP3 gene encoding A-kinase anchor protein 3 isoform X3; amino-acid sequence: MSDRVDWLQSQNGVCKVDVYSPGDSQPQDWKTEASTDPIRVLSWLRRDLERSTAGFQDARFKPRESSVGGEAASSGDPSKGLCVDYYNTATTGGSPGRLHFEVTHRENPYPGPSSQAGTGSSVDEVSFYANRLTNLVIAMARKEIHERIDGAENTCVHQSVYLGDQPVPNKSLSKVASELVDETVSSCSKAAASDRAPGSGDRAAGSLQSGPNLKYKSSLKGKESAKGGRGPDDRPPSSRSFFYKEVFESRNAGDAREGGWALPAERRLLSGQERPDNFTASVSQGIMTYANSVVSDMMVSIMKTLRIQVKDTTIATILLKKVLIKHAKEVVSDLIDSFMRNLHNVTGTLMTDTEFVSAVKRSIFSHGSQKATDIMDAMLGKLYTVIFARKPPETVRKSQDKSESYSLVSTKGVGDPKSRSVNFASVRSEGKLREKACSAAPEPEKKTCAETLGEHIIKEGLTKWHKSQQKEGKSPGFQRAPFAAPNKQYKPAPDIPLGFPFDPCNLSPPMHHPEKPENFMNDSDSWAKDLIVSALLLIQYHLAQGGSMDAQSFLEAAGTTHLQANKSPVVSDECSLKCPPLGADQEAAEKKDLMSVFFNFIRNLLGETIFKSDRSSDPRSTKEEDSPQHEEPATPSPIRLGEGGESRGPLAGRTKVVASQLDGHMTGRMVEHLMDSVVKLCLIIAQSCDSSLAELGGDKPGDASRPASAFQDTLYECLPSKGTGTAETFLQNAYQAIHSELRGVSGQPPEGGAAPKVIVSNQNLMDTVQNKQLQAVLQWVAASELNVPILYFAGDDEGIQQKVH
- the AKAP3 gene encoding A-kinase anchor protein 3 isoform X1 translates to MSDRVDWLQSQNGVCKVDVYSPGDSQPQDWKTEASTDPIRVLSWLRRDLERSTAGFQDARFKPRESSVGGEAASSGDPSKGLCVDYYNTATTGGSPGRLHFEVTHRENPYPGPSSQAGTGSSVDEVSFYANRLTNLVIAMARKEIHERIDGAENTCVHQSVYLGDQPVPNKSLSKVASELVDETVSSCSKAAASDRAPGSGDRAAGSLQSGPNLKYKSSLKGKESAKGGRGPDDRPPSSRSFFYKEVFESRNAGDAREGGWALPAERRLLSGQERPDNFTASVSQGIMTYANSVVSDMMVSIMKTLRIQVKDTTIATILLKKVLIKHAKEVVSDLIDSFMRNLHNVTGTLMTDTEFVSAVKRSIFSHGSQKATDIMDAMLGKLYTVIFARKPPETVRKSQDKSESYSLVSTKGVGDPKSRSVNFASVRSEGKLREKACSAAPEPEKKTCAETLGEHIIKEGLTKWHKSQQKEGKSPGFQRAPFAAPNKQYKPAPDIPLGFPFDPCNLSPPMHHPEKPENFMNDSDSWAKDLIVSALLLIQYHLAQGGSMDAQSFLEAAGTTHLQANKSPVVSDECSLKCPPLGADQEAAEKKDLMSVFFNFIRNLLGETIFKSDRSSDPRSTKEEDSPQHEEPATPSPIRLGEGGESRGPLAGRTKVVASQLDGHMTGRMVEHLMDSVVKLCLIIAQSCDSSLAELGGDKPGDASRPASAFQDTLYECLPSKGTGTAETFLQNAYQAIHSELRGVSGQPPEGGAAPKVIVSNQNLMDTVQNKQLQAVLQWVAASELNVPILYFAGDDEGIQQKLLQLSAAAVDKGRSVGEVLQSVLRYEKERQLDEAVGNVTRLQLLDWLMVNL
- the AKAP3 gene encoding A-kinase anchor protein 3 isoform X2, with product MSDRVDWLQSQNGVCKVDVYSPGDSQPQDWKTEASTDPIRVLSWLRRDLERSTAGFQDARFKPRESSVGGEAASSGDPSKGLCVDYYNTATTGGSPGRLHFEVTHRENPYPGPSSQAGTGSSVDEVSFYANRLTNLVIAMARKEIHERIDGAENTCVHQSVYLGDQPVPNKSLSKVASELVDETVSSCSKAAASDRAPGSGDRAAGSLQSGPNLKYKSSLKGKESAKGGRGPDDRPPSSRSFFYKEVFESRNAGDAREGGWALPAERRLLSGQERPDNFTASVSQGIMTYANSVVSDMMVSIMKTLRIQVKDTTIATILLKKVLIKHAKEVVSDLIDSFMRNLHNVTGTLMTDTEFVSAVKRSIFSHGSQKATDIMDAMLGKLYTVIFARKPPETVRKSQDKSESYSLVSTKGVGDPKSRSVNFASVRSEGKLREKACSAAPEPEKKTCAETLGEHIIKEGLTKWHKSQQKEGKSPGFQRAPFAAPNKQYKPAPDIPLGFPFDPCNLSPPMHHPEKPENFMNDSDSWAKDLIVSALLLIQYHLAQGGSMDAQSFLEAAGTTHLQANKSPVVSDECSLKCPPLGADQEAAEKKDLMSVFFNFIRNLLGETIFKSDRSSDPRSTKEEDSPQHEEPATPSPIRLGEGGESRGPLAGRTKVVASQLDGHMTGRMVEHLMDSVVKLCLIIAQSCDSSLAELGGDKPGDASRPASAFQDTLYECLPSKGTGTAETFLQNAYQAIHSELRGVSGQPPEGGAAPKVIVSNQNLMDTVQNKQLQAVLQWVAASELNVPILYFAGDDEGIQQKITNVKIKTVTYFLKGKE